The following are encoded together in the Fusarium keratoplasticum isolate Fu6.1 chromosome 1, whole genome shotgun sequence genome:
- a CDS encoding PNP-UDP-1 domain-containing protein, with translation MGPASEASLITSEPDLADRDSKICCPSGADLLDSIPLEFSDVEDGSGNSSQQILDGFDPQWLSSDIKILLMLPKDLSPLAAQGWSRIRQEILKTTDAALGAPTSDPILEHFRSQQREHRFEDVAPRVVAIPPASRDDFQIAIVCDLLVEYNAISHLVDGVWDENYGGSPGDPNKYTAGRIGPLNIIIVLLSGLRKVRTASETAWIRFSFPNLELLLLTGICGGVPKTGTGNELVLGDVVISNTIVRYERLYPPTFETMNTLGDRLGRSPLHIQNLFTALKASHSIQLLEQQAASHLEKLQSWQSDVDEAANYWYPGADNDQLYPASYLHRHRSTGLCGVCNDDSPVVCDASSKLSCHELGCDVQQRVPRKRLQDSDTLRVPRVFVGRLGLGGIIPTSGEDRDAIAQEHDLIAFAIKYTSASVGIPCIIVKGICDYADNHNSKSWLQFAAVTAASVAKALVEKYLRTDEPSSSRQKDDLEDDPSDNESTSYSPTSGRNMGSVSDTDQRTPARAAYRVIPSNQNESFIPRSDINTKLDQLLPSDSSEFHSAALWGLEGSGDPDCSVFWVQADTNETFTQDYENIARTLGLESSLKGKELLDAVRHGIGSQERWVLVLDNANDLTLFGAGSTPGRQQHTLLNFIPKGPSGTVLWTSCDQRVIKLVGWQRGIRVGKMTIEESTGVYMYNAETSVSEYLSQVKQESSRWQVLGEDEFDRHRWSDAHKSMLRTWSISIRRLKQESQTAYRILHILAFVDNQSIPMELLAAAASYHKKTQIGEGEREQKLKRAVRLLKDFSFMTELQSGDDERTFEMHRLVAHAARYDLRKGKSPGQLDVHFAQVALRVVDGAYPHVTQHNHERESDSQRYLAHALRVCEWAEIHGMEKEAYNLQVRACQFLYWRGRWEEVRLAMETQVRLAQKGFGERHQTSIQALLNLGWTFINLEQLQAAEQCARNTITLASEALGDKDQHTLDCKRLLAVVHRQQGRWKDAKELFMNILDDARQFLDTDHDLTLNCMHELARTYLKLKEYDEADDLLRRLLKLRQDKDGQNHPKTLKVLSLLGDLHYGHGRYDEAVKVLSALLDLERQSLGDEHSTTLITMYNLANSLRCRGQNKEALELMQECSRLRRAILGAEHPHTKYADEAVKDWEREDMEADEGHEDEGMEVDEDSVPKDVVDEVPKREDMDVEP, from the exons ATGGGTCCCGCATCCGAGGCAAGCTTGATCACATCCGAGCCAGACCTGGCCGATAGAGACTCCAAGATCTGTTGCCCAAGCGGTGCTGATCTGCTGGACAGTATCCCACTGGAGTTTTCAGATGTTGAGGATGGCTCAGGGAATTCTTCTCAGCAAATTTTGGATGGTTTTGATCCTCAATGGCTATCTTCAGATATCAAGATTCTGTTGATGCTGCCGAAAGATCTCTCGCCCTTAGCTGCGCAAGGATGGTCCCGGATACGACAGGAAATTTTGAAGACGACTGATGCAGCTTTGGGCGCACCCACTTCAGACCCAATACTAGAGCACTTCCGATCTCAACAAAGGGAACACAGGTTTGAAGATGTCGCCCCACGTGTCGTGGCCATCCCGCCTGCGAGTCGAGACGATTTCCAGATTGCCATCGTCTGCGATCTGCTGGTCGAGTACAATGCCATCTCCCACCTCGTTGATGGGGTCTGGGACGAGAACTACGGCGGGTCACCTGGCGACCCCAATAAGTACACTGCCGGACGAATTGGGCCATTGAATATTATCATCGTATTGTTGTCCGGCTTAAGGAAAGTCAGGACTGCGAGCGAAACCGCCTGGATTCGGTTTAGTTTCCCGAAcctggagcttcttcttctgacGGGAATCTGTGGAGGCGTTCCCAAGACGGGGACCGGCAATGAACTCGTTCTTGGGGATGTCGTTATCAGCAACACCATCGTTCGCTACGAGAGGCTATATCCCCCAACATTCGAAACCATGAACACGCTCGGCGATAGGCTCGGAAGGTCGCCGTTACACATCCAAAATCTCTTTACAGCGTTGAAGGCAAGCCACAGTATCCAGCTGCTCGAGCAACAGGCAGCCTCCCACTTGGAGAAGCTTCAGAGTTGGCAGTCAGACGTGGATGAAGCAGCAAACTACTGGTATCCTGGAGCCGACAACGATCAGCTGTATCCGGCCTCCTATCTCCATAGGCATCGCTCTACGGGACTCTGCGGAGTATGCAATGATGACTCTCCTGTGGTATGCGATGCGAGCAGCAAACTCTCATGCCATGAGCTCGGATGTGACGTACAACAGCGCGTCCCCAGAAAGCGGCTCCAAGACAGTGATACGCTTCGAGTGCCTCGAGTTTTCGTCGGCCGTCTCGGATTAGGAGGCATAATACCCACGTCAGGAGAAGATCGCGATGCAATCGCCCAAGAGCATGACCTAATCGCATTCGCGATAAAATACACCAGCGCCTCGGTTGGCATCCCTTGTATCATCGTCAAAGGCATCTGTGACTACGCCGACAACCACAATAGCAAAAGCTGGCTGCAGTTTGCAGCTGTCACAGCTGCGTCAGTCGCCAAGGCGCTTGTCGAGAAGTACCTGCGAACCGACGAGCCTTCCAGTTCGAGACAAAAAGATGACCTGGAAGATGACCCATCCGACAATGAGTCAACCTCCTATAGCCCTACTTCAGGTAGAAACATGGGATCAGTCTCAGATACCGATCAGAGGACCCCCGCTCGGGCCGCATACCGCGTTATCCCCTCCAATCAAAACGAGAGCTTTATCCCCCGTTCTGATATAAACACCAAACTCGACCAACTGCTGCCATCCGACTCGAGTGAATTTCACAGCGCAGCGCTCTGGGGCCTTGAGGGGTCAGG TGACCCCGATTGCTCAGTCTTTTGGGTCCAAGCAGATACGAATGAGACCTTCACGCAAGACTACGAAAATATTGCTCGTACGCTGGGTCTGGAAAGCAGTTTGAAAGGAAAGGAACTTCTGGATGCAGTACGCCATGGCATAGGGTCGCAGGAACGATGGGTCCTTGTCCTGGATAACGCCAATGACCTGACTCTTTTTGGTGCAGGCTCGACGCCTGGCAGACAACAGCACACTCTATTGAACTTCATTCCGAAGGGACCGAGCGGCACGGTACTATGGACAAGCTGTGACCAGCGAGTTATAAAACTTGTTGGCTGGCAGCGAGGGATCCGAGTCGGCAAGATGACAATCGAGGAGTCAA CGGGAGTGTATATGTACAATGCAGAGACATCTGTATCCGAGTACTTGTCCCAGGTGAAGCAAGAAAGTAGCCGATGGCAGgttcttggagaggatgagtttgacaGGCACAGATGGAGTGACGCCCACAAGAGCATGCTGAGGACTTGGAGCATCTCCATTCGCCGACTGAAACAAGAGAGCCAGACTGCGTATAGGATTCTCCACATCCTAGCATTTGTTGACAATCAGAGCATCCCGATGGAGTTGCTCGCAGCGGCCGCCAGCTACCACAAGAAAACTCAGAtaggggagggagagagagaacAGAAACTCAAGAGGGCAGTACGCCTACTCAAAGACTTCTCGTTCATGACAGAGCTCCAGAGCGGAGACGACGAGCGAACGTTTGAGATGCACCGACTGGTGGCGCATGCAGCTCGGTACGACCTCAGGAAGGGAAAGTCCCCAGGCCAACTTGATGTACACTTTGCCCAAGTTGCGCTACGCGTCGTGGATGGTGCCTATCCTCATGTTACACAACACAATCACGAGAGAGAAAGTGACAGTCAGAGATACCTGGCACATGCACTGCGAGTATGCGAATGGGCCGAGATTCATGGAATGGAAAAAGAGGCGTACAATCTTCAGGTTCGGGCTTGCCAATTTCTCTACTGGCGTGGGCGATGGGAGGAGGTACGGCTTGCGATGGAAACCCAGGTGCGTCTGGCGCAAAAGGGATTTGGCGAGAGGCATCAGACCTCGATTCAGGCGCTGTTGAATCTTGGATGGACATTCATCAATCTGGAGCAACTCCAAGCGGCCGAACAATGCGCCCGAAATACAATTACGCTGGCGTCAGAGGCGCTGGGTGACAAGGATCAGCACACGCTTGATTGCAAACGTCTCCTCGCGGTAGTTCACAGACAACAGGGCCGCTGGAAGGATGCGAAAGAGTTGTTCATGAACATATTGGACGACGCACGACAATTCTTGGACACGGATCATGACCTAACCCTCAACTGCATGCACGAATTGGCCCGCACTTACCTGAAGCTAAAGGAGTATGATGAGGCCGATGACCTCCTTCGTCGGCTACTGAAGCTGCGtcaagacaaagatggcCAGAATCACCCCAAGACGTTGAAAGTCCTTAGCCTTCTAGGTGATCTGCATTACGGACACGGGCGGTACGATGAGGCGGTCAAAGTACTGTCTGCCCTGTTGGACCTGGAGCGTCAGTCACTTGGCGACGAGCATTCAACTACCTTAATCACGATGTATAACCTGGCCAATTCACTGAGGTGTCGAGGGCAGAATAAGGAGGCTCTTGAGCTGATGCAGGAGTGCTCGCGCTTGCGCCGTGCAATCTTGGGAGCAGAACACCCACACACAAAATATGCGGATGAGGCGGTTAAGGATTGGGAACGCGAGGACATGGAGGCGGATGAGGGCCATGAAGACGAGGGCATGGAAGTAGATGAGGATAGTGTACCTAAGGACGTGGTAGATGAGGTCCCTAAACGCGAGGACATGGACGTCGAGCCGTAG
- a CDS encoding Subtilisin-like protein, whose protein sequence is MARIELDTEEIKALIDILQKLVPLISKQIACGRDQVTNLAVLNARDAMSFELDQVFLHLRRGQEMCLEDYTQFLRDFRKLKILLEGLIDEQVLGSDYSCGQPSSIEQTREASDTDEFPRLNALMRRATDESDGSDLSHFIKLPDTNKGSREAECTVTQFNTNNSKRCAQKGADCQESGIDYTATGQDGCYQPKSSLATNGKSMATSHEPLRTLVTTLSQTIGAKGCKHQHVAKIQVREPTWSAEVSEGLDHNLFLSCSSVEGKWQQTTCRVVAKLPPEEPPLKMMKHTCKTIQDRLDGEETLVVFLHRDGIVWNPDSSTIIQCPPIWPTLSLAEILQLGPDPLRPYDKVILALNLGRMLLRTYDTGMDGCAWSAEDLFFLFESCQQTAHEIYNPYLSYSLTGHGKTIGTTSPRKFPILVAFAKLLLEIACGKILGPFVRRPDRPEISLLAELKKGSVAEEVVAEYVRAIEKCLRANREDGDDAKSEEDQCRAVIRDAVADLEEAWSTAYATKGDPNQPKELKVPRGVLKRKASNTQNSPAKRNGSVKVVREQLSLPTGYQTTSSPNGLFDVTRLKILGDCVDSRCGWAKTFLERAESFYNKHIHHLPIKNRIRVAILDTGIDDTKVFFRAAKKNRTKRDSPVMDQKSFLAGISVTDTDGHGTNVAAIVLKMAPEADLYVAKISKGHEVDGTHHIADAIDWAIAQDVHIINMSFGLSSPNWNIKAAIRRAESLGIICTAAASNYGSNQARSFPAKLDQVLCIHAGDGNGNKSGLNPTPLPWRDNLSTLGVCIPSVWEDEDEGDHYISGTSYAAPVAAGIAANVLRDAHSCSGMRHIMLAMCEPQHRDGYWFVIPWRRIWSEDSTESDVVSKMKEALKNV, encoded by the exons ATGGCACGTATCGAACTCGACACTGAGGAAATAAAGGCATTGATCGACATCCTACAAAAGCTGGTGCCACTCATATCCAAACAAATAGCATGTGGCAGAGACCAGGTAACAAACTTGGCTGTGTTGAATGCCAGAGACGCCATGAGCTTTGAGCTGGACCAGGTGTTTCTCCATCTACGCAGAGGTCAGGAAATGTGCCTAGAGGATTACACGCAATTTCTGAGAGACTTCCGGAAGCTCAAAATATTACTTGAGGGGCTTATCGACGAGCAGGTGTTGGGTTCAGATTATTCGTGTGGG CAACCGTCATCCATTGAACAAACGCGGGAGGCTTCAGACACGGATGAGTTCCCGAGACTCAACGCGTTGATGAGACGTGCCACCGATGAATCGGATGGCTCGGATCTATCCCACTTCATCAAGCTCCCAGACACCAACAAAGGCTCACGTGAAGCAGAGTGCACAGTCACCCAGTTCAACACAAATAACTCGAAGAGATGCGCACAAAAAGGCGCGGATTGCCAGGAGAGTGGGATTGATTATACCGCCACCGGACAAGATGGGTGTTATCAGCCAAAATCTAGCTTGGCGACTAACGGAAAGTCCATGGCAACATCCCACGAACCCTTACGGACGCTGGTCACAACTCTATCGCAGACTATCGGGGCCAAAGGCTGCAAGCATCAGCATGTTGCGAAGATCCAGGTTCGGGAGCCCACATGGAGTGCTGAAGTCTCGGAAGGTCTTGATCATAACTTGTTTCTCTCGTGCTCCTCGGTCGAAGGCAAGTGGCAGCAGACTACTTGCAGGGTTGTTGCAAAACT ACCACCTGAAGAGCCTCcattgaagatgatgaagcatACTTGCAAAACAATCCAAGACCGCCTCGATGGTGAAGAGACCCTCGTTGTTTTCCTGCACAGAGATGGCATCGTATGGAATCCCGATTCCTCGACAATCATCCAGTGTCCCCCCATCTGGCCGACTCTTTCGTTGGCTGAGATACTCCAATTAGGCCCCGATCCTCTCAGGCCATACGACAAGGTGATTCTAGCATTAAACCTAGGCCGAATGCTACTCCGAACATACGACACAGGGATGGACGGCTGCGCTTGGTCAGCCGAGGATCTATTCTTTCTCTTCGAGTCTTGCCAGCAAACTGCTCACGAGATATACAACCCATACCTGAGCTACTCGCTCACGGGTCATGGCAAAACTATCGGAACTACGTCACCCAGGAAATTCCCCATCTTGGTTGCTTTCGCCAAATTACTCTTGGAGATTGCGTGTGGCAAAATTTTGGGGCCGTTCGTGCGTCGCCCAGACCGACCAGAGATCTCGTTACTCGCTGAGCTAAAGAAAGGCAGCGTGGCTGAGGAGGTTGTAGCAGAATATGTGCGTGCGATCGAAAAATGTCTCCGAGCGAACagagaagacggcgatgatgcGAAAAGTGAAGAAGACCAGTGCCGAGCAGTCATCAGAGACGCCGTTGCAGACCTTGAAGAGGCTTGGAGTACCGCCTATGCAACCAAGGGTGACCCCAACCAACCAAAGGAGCTCAAGGTTCCTCGAGGAGTGCTCAAGAGGAAGGCATCCAATACCCAAAACAGTCCTGCGAAAAGGAACGGCTCAGTCAAAGTGGTGCGAGAACAGCTCTCTTTACCGACGGGATACCAAACTACTTCCTCGCCTAATGGCTTATTTGATGTCACAAGACTAAAAATACTCGGAGACTGTGTAGATTCACG TTGTGGCTGGGCAAAGACTTTCCTCGAACGGGCTGAGAGCTTCTACAACAAGCATATTCACCACCTACCTATCAAAAATCGCATCCGCGTTGCTATCCTCGACACGGGTATTGATGACACAAAGGTGTTTTTCAGAGCGGCAAAAAAAAACAGGACAAAAAGAGATAGTCCGGTTATGGACCAGAAATCCTTTCTAGCTGGCATTTCTGTTACCGACACCGACGGACACGGGACGAACGTGGCCGCTATTGTATTGAAGATGGCACCCGAGGCCGACTTGTACGTGGCCAAGATCTCAAAAGGTCATGAAGTCGATGGAACGCATCACATAGCCGAT GCCATTGATTGGGCCATAGCACAAGACGTTCATATCATCAACATGTCCTTTGGATTGTCCAGCCCCAACTGGAACATCAAAGCGGCTATCAGACGCGCCGAGTCCCTGGGAATAATCTGCACTGCAGCAGCATCGAACTACGGCAGCAACCAAGCGAGATCTTTCCCAGCAAAGCTTGATCAAGTGCTCTGCATCCACGCGGGGGATGGGAACGGTAACAAGAGTGGGCTCAATCCCACTCCATTGCCCTGGAGGGACAACCTCAGCACCCTAGGCGTGTGCATTCCGTCCGTGtgggaagatgaagatgaaggtgATCATTATATTTCAGGCACCTCTTATGCAGCTCCTGTGGCTGCAGGAATCGCGGCCAATGTTCTCAG GGACGCCCATAGCTGCTCAGGGATGAGACACATCATGCTGGCAATGTGTGAGCCACAGCACCGGGACGGATACTGGTTTGTGATACCATGGCGAAGGATCTGGAGCGAAGACTCAACTGAGTCGGATGTTGTCAGTaagatgaaggaggcgtTGAAGAATGTGTAG
- a CDS encoding MFS domain-containing protein — protein MAGGVKKPVNIFKLKDLGEPAGVFNWRLWFSVISFALLGAARGIDEGLISGAFNSADFKDTINYDSYSTVQQANIKANVSAMVQIGSVGGALIAFLICDRVGRIWATRILCTIWALGVVIFMIGGVNGNLGAIYAGRFICGLGVGQTPVVGPVYIAEIAPAAVRGLCSCMFTGAVYLGIVLAYFTNYGCALHLDEHTHNRWLVPTSLHIMMSGIIFILSFFQYESPRFLVKQGKPDEAAHVLGRLRRQPPDGEYVVSQISTIQAALDHELEASQGVGWLGKIKEMFLVPSNLYRLYLTTMVQFLSQWSGAGSITLYAPDLFKILGITGSEESLLVTAVFGIVKLIAAIICALFLVDVIGRKRALLTGITLQTIAMIYVASFLTRIPQLGVVDDFVLPAADKGASRGAIAMIYVSGFGWALGWNSMQYLLTAELFPLRIRALATSWAMTLHFANQYGNSRAVPNMLLPTSDGGISPKGTFWCFAAVTFVGGVWVWFSVPETGGRSLESMDHLFELPWYKIGLYGNRDADEKDVARDEKQRIADESNAVGVELEDRRKQDA, from the exons ATGGCAGGAGGCGTAAAGAAGCCCGTTAAcatcttcaagctcaaggacctGGGCGAGCCAGCGGGCGTCTTCAACTGGCGACTATGGTTCTCGGTCATCTCCTTCGCGCTCCTCGGTGCCGCCCGAGGTATTGATGAGGGTCTCATCTCTGGAGCCTTCAACTCTGCCGATTTCAAGGACACGATCAACTATGATTCGTACTCGACTGTTCAGCAGGCCAACATTAAGGCTAATGTCTCTGCCATGGTTCAGATTGGTTCTGTTGGTGGTGCTCTCAT TGCTTTCCTCATTTGTGATCGTGTTGGACGTATCTGGGCTACTCGAATCCTCTGCACCATCTGGGCTCTCGGTGTTGTCATCTTCATGATCGGTGGTGTCAACGGAAACCTTGGAGCCATCTATGCTGGTCGCTTCATCTgtggtcttggtgttggtcaGACACCTGTCGTTGG ACCCGTCTACATTGCCGAAATCGCCCCTGCCGCCGTCCGTGGTCTCTGCAGTTGCATGTTCACCGGCGCTGTCTACCTCGGTATCGTCCTCGCCTACTTCACCAACTATGGCTGCGCCCTCCACCTCGACGAGCACACCCACAACCGCTGGCTGGTTCCCACCTCCCTGCACATCATGATGTCcggcatcatcttcatcctcagcTTCTTCCAGTACGAGTCGCCTCGTTTCCTGGTTAAGCAGGGTAAGCCCGACGAGGCCGCCCACGTTCTGGGTCGTCTTCGCCGACAGCCTCCTGATGGCGAGTATGTCGTCTCTCAGATCAGCACGATCCAGGCGGCTCTTGACCACGAGCTTGAGGCTAGCCAGGGTGTTGGCTGGCTTGgaaagatcaaggagatgttCCTTGTTCCCAGCAACCTCTACCGCCTCTACCTCACCACCATGGTTCAGTTCCTGTCTCAGTGGTCCGGTGCTGGTTCCATCACCCTCTACGCTCCTGATCTGTTCAAGATTCTCGGTATCACTGGTAGCGAGGAGTCTCTTCTCGTCACTGCCGTCTTTGGTATCGTCAAGCTTattgccgccatcatctgcgctctcttcctcgttgATGTCATCGGCCGAAAGCGCGCTCTCCTCACTGGTATCACTCTCCAGACTATCGCCATGATCTACGTCGCCTCCTTCCTCACTCGCATCCCTCAGCTCGGTGTCGTCGATGACTTTGTCCTTCCCGCTGCCGACAAGGGTGCCAGCCGcggcgccatcgccatgatcTACGTCTCCGGCTTCGGTTGGGCTCTCGGCTGGAACTCCATGCAGTACCTCCTCACTGCTGAGCTGTTCCCTCTCCGCATCCGAGCCCTCGCCACCTCTTGGGCCATGACTCTGCACTTTGCCAACCAATACGGCAACTCCCGCGCCGTGCCCAACATGCTCCTCCCCACCTCTGACGGCGGCATCTCCCCCAAGGGAACCTTCTGGTGCTTCGCGGCCGTTACCTTTGTCGGCGGCGTGTGGGTGTGGTTCTCTGTTCCCGAGACCGGCGGACGCAGCCTCGAGAGCATGGATCACCTGTTCGAGCTTCCCTGGTACAAGATTGGTCTGTACGGAAACCGGGATGCTGATGAGAAGGATGTCGCTCGGGATGAGAAGCAGCGCATTGCTGATGAGAGCAAcgctgttggtgttgagcttgaagatAGGCGCAAGCAGGATGCTTAA